GCCGCTTAAAACCCTCACTATGAAAATACTTTTTAGAACACTTATTGCCCTTTTAGCGACAAACCTCTGCTTTGCCCAGCGCCCGGCCCAACCGCCGATGTCGCAGGAGCGTTTTACGCCTAAGAAATTGGGATACAAGCTGTTTTGGGAAGATAATTTTAAAGGCAATCAACTCGACCCTAAAAAATGGGCGGTAAGAGGCGTCGGACCGCGTGCGTTGGGCTTTGTCTCTCCGGAAGCAGTGGAAGTAAAAGATGGCTTCTTAAAGTTACATGCCCTGCAAAAAGGCGACAGCATTCTGATCGGTGCCGTCGGAACGCAGGGGTTGTTGATGACGAAATACGGCTATTTTGAATGTCGGGCGCAACTGCAAAAATCGCCGGGTGTGTGGGCCGCCTTTTGGATTCAATCGCCGGATATTTCCAAAGGCGAAGACCCCGCCGTGTACGGGGCTGAAATTGACATTTTTGAATTTTTCAAAAAACTCGGCCTTGACATTGTTTCGCACAACGTGCATTGGGCGTACGGCCCCAACCAGAAAACCACACGCGGGATGCAGAGTTATCTGAAAAACGTGAGCGAAGGTTTCCACACGTTTGCCTTGGAGTGGACGCCCGAAAAATACACGTTCTTCATCGACGGTTATAAATTCTATGAAGTCACAATGGGCATCTCCCGGATAGAAGAGTACCTCATTCTGAGCATGGAACTTCCCTCCGAGAAAAACGACCTCCGAAACACCGTTTATCCCGACGTTTTTGTCGTGGATTACGTGAAAGTGTATAAGAAAAAACAGGGCAACTAAATATGCTGTGTTTACCCATCACCCATACAATCAACCCAATGACCCCTTTTCATTTATCCTCATTCGTTCCCCGCAGTCGCTCGCGTCTCGCGAGGGACGACTATCACAAGGCCTCCGGCCGAAATAGGTACAATAGCCGTCTGAGTCATCTATTTCTCTTTTCCCTGTCACTGCTTCTTCTTTTCAGTCAACCGCTCAGGGCCCAAAACACCGTCAGAAAGCCCAACATCCTCTACATTTTGGTAGACCAATGGCGGGCGCAGGCCACGGGATATGCGGGCGATAAAAATGTATATTCTCCCAATCTCGACCGCCTGGCACGCCAAAGCGTGAACGTCAAAAATGCCATTTCGGGTACGCCCGTGTGTACACCGCACCGCGCTTCGCTCATGACCGGGCAGTATCCGCTCACCAACGGCATTTTTATGAACGATGTTTTACTGGATACCAACGCCGCGACGATTGCCAAAGTATACAAAAAACACGGCTATACCACGGGATTTGTGGGCAAATGGCACATCGACGGCCACGGCCGAAATACCTACATCCCGCCCACCCGTCAGCAGGGATTTGGCTATTGGAAAGCCCTGGAATGTACCCATGATTATAACAATTCAGCCTATTACGCCGGCGATTCCAATAAAAAACTGGTCTGGAAAGGCTACGATGTCATTGCCCAAACCGACGATGTGTGCAATTATATGACCGCCAAAGCCAAAGAACCCAATCCTTTTATGGTGTTCATTTCCATCGGCAGTCCGCACGACCCTTACCAAACGGCCCCCGAAAAATACCGAAAGCTGTTTGCCGACAAAGACATCATGATCAACGATAATGTACCCGTTGAGAAACGCGAAAAGGTCAAAAACGACCTCCGGGGCTATTACTCACACATTGCGGCCATTGACGACTGCATCGGCAAAATGTGGCAAACGTTGATTGATCTGGGCATCGAAGACAATACTATTATCGTATTCTCCTCCGACCATGGCGATTTGCTCGGAGCGCACGGCTCATGGAACAAGCAGCAGCCTTACGAGGAAAGCATTCGGGTACCGTTTCTGCTGCATTATCCCAAGTTGTTCGGGAAAACGGGTAAAACCTCCGAGGCACTGCTGAATTCACCCGATATCATGCCGACGTTGCTGGGCTTGTGCGGCCTTCCCATCCCCGCTTCCGTGGAAGGCGTCGATTTTTCGGGGGTATTGAAAGGTACGAAAAAAGACAAGGTCACCCATACGCTGATTTCCTGCACCCAGCCTTTCGGACAATGGGCCCGCCAAATGGGCGGCAAAGAGTATCGAGGCATCGTCACGCATCAATACACCTACACCCGCGACTTGAACGGCCCGTGGCTGTTGTTTGACAATTTAAAAGACCCGCTTCAACTCAATAATTTGGTGGGGAAAGCCGAATACAAAAAAGTGCAGGACAAACTGGATGCTGACCTCAAGGGAGAACTGCGCAAACGAAAAGACGAATTTAAGCCCGGCATGGAGTATGTCAGGCAATGGAAGTACTTAGTGGATGAGACAGAAACGGTCCCTTATAGAAAAGTAAATTACGAGGGAAAACCGATCATTGAGTAATTAAAAACGATGTAGTCATGTCCCCAAACAGCGGATTTTATCTATTCATTTGCAGTCGCCGCATGGGCGGTCCCATCGCGTCCCGCGAGAGACGACATCGCAAGGCCTCCGGCCTGAAAAGGCGGCTTGCCCTGTTTCTCCTTTCACTCCTCGCGTTTTTCAACCAAGCAATTGGCCAAAACACTGCCAACAGGCCCAACATTATCTTTATCCTGACCGACGACCACCGAGCCGGAGCATTGGGCTACACGGGCAATCCGTATGCCCATACGCCCGAAATGGATAAATTGGCCCAAACGGGGGTCTATTTTAAAAAAGCACTGGTCACCACTCCGATATGCGCCGCGAGCCGAGCCAGTATCTTGAGTGCCATGCAGGAACGCGCCCACCGCTACACGTTTCAGACCGGCAATATTAAGCAGGAATACATGGAAAATGCCTACCCAAAAGTGCTGAAAGAGGCAGGCTATTATACGGGCTTTTACGGGAAATTCGGGGTGAATTACGACCGAAAAGAGCAGTTTTTTCACGTGTATGAAGACTACGACCGCAACAACCGCTACACCGACAAACGAGGCTATTTCTTCAAAACCCTGGGCAAAGACACCGTCCATCTGACCCGCTATACAGGCCAAAAAGCCATTGATTTCATTGAAAACGCGCCCACCGACAAGCCCTTTTGTTTATCGCTGAGCTTCTCGGCACCCCACGCCCACGACGGCGCACCTGATCAATATTTTTACGACGAACAAACAGCCCATTTACTTGAAAATATCACCATTGCGCCCCCGCTGTTGGGCGAAGACAGGTACTTTAACCAACAGCCCGAAAAAGTAAAAGCGGGCTTCAGCCGCCTGCGCTGGACGTGGCGATTTGATACGCCCGAAAAATACCAACGCATGGTGAAAGGCTATTACCGAATGATCGCGGGGATTGATATTGAAATCGCTCGGATTCGGGAAGAACTGAAAAAGAAAAACCTCGACAAAAACACCGTCATCATTTTGATGGGCGACAACGGCTATATGCTGGGCGAGAGGCAGTTGGCCGATAAATGGCTGATGTACGACAATTCCATCCGGGTACCGCTGATCATCTACGACCCAAGGCAAAATAAGCACTTGGACAGTGACGAAATGGCTCTGAACATTGACGTTCCGGCCACGATTTTGGACTTGGCAGGGATAAAGCGACCAAAAAATTATCACGGAAAAAGCCTATTGCCGTTGGTGACTCAAACGGCCCGAAGTATGCAACGCGACACGGTGCTGATCGAGCACCTGTGGGAGTTTGAAAACATTCCGCCGAGCGAAGGTATCCGCACCAACGAGTGGAAATATTTCCGCTATGTCAACGACAAAACCCTCGAAGAGCTCTATAATCTTAAAGCCGACCCCGATGAGATCACCAACTTGGTTGGGGATGAAAAATACGGGCAGGTATTGAACAACCTGCGACAAAAAACGGAAAAGCTCATTCAACAGCACCGCGATGCCAATGCCTGTCAACCGACGGGGTTGATGGTGGAGTTTATCCGGCAACCCACCACCGTTTTGCTGAAAGATTCGACGCCTGAATTTGGCTGGGTGGTACCCAAAGAAGCCGTGTTTCAATCGTCCTATCAACTGCTGGTCGCTTCTTCCAAAGCCAACATCGACAACAACATCGGCGATGTGTGGAACTCGGGACAGGTACGCGGAAATCATTCCTCCAATGTCGCTTATCAGGGCAAACCCCTGCAACCGGGCATGCGGTACTTTTGGAAAGTGCGGATTTGGGATACCGACAATCGTACGGGCGACTATTCCGAGCCGCAGGCGTTTACGATTGGGCCACCGGACCCTTCGATTTCCACCTCCAATATTTTTCAGGTAGACAAAAAGAAGCCGAAGAGATTCATCCAAACGGCTCCGGGCAGTTACTTCATTGATTTCGGGAAAGCGGCCTTTGCGAATCTGGAACTCAATTACCCGGCCAAAAAGAACCAAACCCTCATTGTACGATTGGGCGAACAGCTCGAAAACGGGAAAATAAACCGCAAACCCATGGGCAGCATTCGGTACCAAGAGGTAAAAGTGGAGGTAACCAAAGGCAAAAAAAACTACCGACTCAACATCAAACCCGACGAAAGAAATACCAAATCAAGCGCCGGCGCGGTGGTATTGCCCGATTCTTTTCCCGTATTATTACCCTTTCGCTACTGTGAAATAGACAATGTCACCGAAAATCTGACGGCCAATGACCTGACGCAGTTGGCGTATTTCAGTTATTTTGAAGAGGACCAAAGCCGCTTCAAAAGTTCGGATACTACCCTCAATCAGATCTGGGAGCTGTGCAAATACACCATCAAAGCCAGTTCCTTTTCAGGATTTTACCTCGACGGCGACCGGGAGCGCATTCCGTACGAAGCCGATGCGTACCTCAATCAGCTAAGCCACTACGCCACCGACCGCGAATACGGCATTGCCCGAAAAACCATTGAGTATTTTATGGAGCACCCCACCTGGCCTACCGAATGGCAACTCCACGTGGCGCTGATGTTTTACCAGGACTATATGTACACGGGCAATACGGAATTGATTGCCAAATACTACGAACCCCTGAAATACAAAACCCTCATG
Above is a window of Runella slithyformis DSM 19594 DNA encoding:
- a CDS encoding glycoside hydrolase family 16 protein; amino-acid sequence: MKILFRTLIALLATNLCFAQRPAQPPMSQERFTPKKLGYKLFWEDNFKGNQLDPKKWAVRGVGPRALGFVSPEAVEVKDGFLKLHALQKGDSILIGAVGTQGLLMTKYGYFECRAQLQKSPGVWAAFWIQSPDISKGEDPAVYGAEIDIFEFFKKLGLDIVSHNVHWAYGPNQKTTRGMQSYLKNVSEGFHTFALEWTPEKYTFFIDGYKFYEVTMGISRIEEYLILSMELPSEKNDLRNTVYPDVFVVDYVKVYKKKQGN
- a CDS encoding sulfatase family protein, producing MTPFHLSSFVPRSRSRLARDDYHKASGRNRYNSRLSHLFLFSLSLLLLFSQPLRAQNTVRKPNILYILVDQWRAQATGYAGDKNVYSPNLDRLARQSVNVKNAISGTPVCTPHRASLMTGQYPLTNGIFMNDVLLDTNAATIAKVYKKHGYTTGFVGKWHIDGHGRNTYIPPTRQQGFGYWKALECTHDYNNSAYYAGDSNKKLVWKGYDVIAQTDDVCNYMTAKAKEPNPFMVFISIGSPHDPYQTAPEKYRKLFADKDIMINDNVPVEKREKVKNDLRGYYSHIAAIDDCIGKMWQTLIDLGIEDNTIIVFSSDHGDLLGAHGSWNKQQPYEESIRVPFLLHYPKLFGKTGKTSEALLNSPDIMPTLLGLCGLPIPASVEGVDFSGVLKGTKKDKVTHTLISCTQPFGQWARQMGGKEYRGIVTHQYTYTRDLNGPWLLFDNLKDPLQLNNLVGKAEYKKVQDKLDADLKGELRKRKDEFKPGMEYVRQWKYLVDETETVPYRKVNYEGKPIIE
- a CDS encoding family 78 glycoside hydrolase catalytic domain; translation: MSPNSGFYLFICSRRMGGPIASRERRHRKASGLKRRLALFLLSLLAFFNQAIGQNTANRPNIIFILTDDHRAGALGYTGNPYAHTPEMDKLAQTGVYFKKALVTTPICAASRASILSAMQERAHRYTFQTGNIKQEYMENAYPKVLKEAGYYTGFYGKFGVNYDRKEQFFHVYEDYDRNNRYTDKRGYFFKTLGKDTVHLTRYTGQKAIDFIENAPTDKPFCLSLSFSAPHAHDGAPDQYFYDEQTAHLLENITIAPPLLGEDRYFNQQPEKVKAGFSRLRWTWRFDTPEKYQRMVKGYYRMIAGIDIEIARIREELKKKNLDKNTVIILMGDNGYMLGERQLADKWLMYDNSIRVPLIIYDPRQNKHLDSDEMALNIDVPATILDLAGIKRPKNYHGKSLLPLVTQTARSMQRDTVLIEHLWEFENIPPSEGIRTNEWKYFRYVNDKTLEELYNLKADPDEITNLVGDEKYGQVLNNLRQKTEKLIQQHRDANACQPTGLMVEFIRQPTTVLLKDSTPEFGWVVPKEAVFQSSYQLLVASSKANIDNNIGDVWNSGQVRGNHSSNVAYQGKPLQPGMRYFWKVRIWDTDNRTGDYSEPQAFTIGPPDPSISTSNIFQVDKKKPKRFIQTAPGSYFIDFGKAAFANLELNYPAKKNQTLIVRLGEQLENGKINRKPMGSIRYQEVKVEVTKGKKNYRLNIKPDERNTKSSAGAVVLPDSFPVLLPFRYCEIDNVTENLTANDLTQLAYFSYFEEDQSRFKSSDTTLNQIWELCKYTIKASSFSGFYLDGDRERIPYEADAYLNQLSHYATDREYGIARKTIEYFMEHPTWPTEWQLHVALMFYQDYMYTGNTELIAKYYEPLKYKTLMELAREDGLISSSSPKNTPEFMQKLGFKDPKIQLKDIVDWPPAQKDTGWKLATAEGERDGYVFTPINTMVNCFFYKNMEIMAEFARILRKSDDERQFQTLAIKAKNAINEKLFNPKTGAYIDGEGTDHSSLHANMMALAFGITPDIHKKSVANFIKSRGMACSVYGSQYLLEALYNANEADYALQLMTATHDRSWWNMIKIGSTMTLEAWDTKYKPNLDWNHAWGAAPANIVARNMWGIQPKTAGGSIVYIKPQLGTLSSSEITVPLMKGLIKASYRRKSRILQEYTFELPANVSAELELKYAPEDTILLNGTKADTSFGTLRLSPGIHTVVLNVNTF